The following are from one region of the Trichoderma breve strain T069 chromosome 5, whole genome shotgun sequence genome:
- a CDS encoding mif2/CENP-C like domain-containing protein, protein MPRGGGRRGDSSAEPEALHELGVRGRKTGAFLKDTGERDEHGMQPLDAIFSSPAVTRGDESGSEDMEISSSAGPGPRTVLKNRRSIEIANERSSSPTRNPSAEKAARRLNFASKAGNKAAKTNGKQKATALNGFSRHGDDSESEELDDVMGATGNRATIDAEESILMVDSIPNDSPRPTKKAAQRQYGDSSPQKKRGKQTKAPAQAKPKAAPRAPVREPSEELDAEEPEEEPEEEELGQEEEEEEEEELPSVKQKGRSNKESKRRVEAPSSSQTSKKRGPPRKSLREDTPEEAQEQSEEEPQEEDEDEEELVPRKKQKTTGPSKAQPKAKPSNKGKAPARGGIVVPTKGRPGRKPRDADAEDGDVGETSFAALQRGPPMPKSRGLVSMRKDLDSITQTRSGRHSYRPIQYWRGEQVVREDEEQADMFAKDRFVMPSIKEVVRVPEEEVSSRVAPSRGKGRPKPKKAVVEEDYEAWEINPGTVEGEIVIWETEHEEHPPADDEPVQVTDERIALSAKAVQTSEIRDATFRFAKTLTMPFMGAGVVDLPPGGEKRPKNSRKMHMVFFVHTGKVMVTINEAQFRISAGGMWFVPRGNYYSITNDYDNPSRVFFCQACEISPTQYEASQMSIAA, encoded by the exons ATGCCTCGAGGCGGAGGGCGGAGAGGCGACTCTTCAGCTGAGCCGGAAGCTCTCCATGAGCTCGGAGTTCGAGGCCG GAAAACCGGCGCTTTCTTGAAAGACACGGGCGAGCGCGATGAGCATGGCATGCAGCCTCTGGATGCCATTTTCTCGTCGCCCGCAGTCACTCGCGGGGACGAATCCGGAAGCGAGGACATGGAGATATCATCAA GTGCTGGACCAGGGCCAAGAACAGTCCTCAAGAACCGGCGCAGCATCGA AATTGCAAACGAACGATCATCCTCTCCCACGCGCAATCCTAGCGCCGAAAAGGCAGCCCGAAGGCTTAACTTTGCCAGCAAGGCCGGAAACAAAGCAGCGAAGACGAATGGGAAACAAAAGGCGACGGCGCTGAATGGATTTTCACGGCACGGAGACGATTCGGAATCGGAGGAGCTGGACGATGTCATGGGCGCGACCGGAAACAGGGCGACGATTGATGCTGAGGAATCTATACTGATGGTCGATTCGATACCAAACGATTCACCGAGGCCCACCAAAAAAGCTGCACAGAGACAATATGGCGATTCATCGCCGCAGAAGAAGCGCGGAAAGCAGACCAAGGCGCCAGCGCAGGCAAAGCCTAAAGCAGCTCCTCGAGCTCCCGTAAGAGAGCCTTCAGAAGAGCTAGATGCTGAAGAACCAGAAGAGGAgcccgaagaagaagagttggggcaggaggaagaggaagaagaggaggaggagttgCCGAGTGTCAAGCAAAAGGGGCGGTCAAACAAGGAATCGAAACGCCGCGTGGAagcaccatcatcatcccagACATCGAAGAAGCGAGGACCGCCGCGAAAGTCTCTCCGTGAAGATACgccagaagaagcacaagagCAGTCAGAGGAAGAGCCgcaggaggaggatgaagatgaagaggagcttgTGCCccggaagaagcagaaaactACCGGACCCTCAAAAGCCCAGCCGAAAGCAAAGCCTTCGAATAAGGGGAAAGCTCCTGCTCGCGGTGGAATTGTTGTACCG ACTAAGGGCCGGCCTGGGAGGAAGCCCAGGGACGCGGATGCCGAGGATGGGGATGTGGGAGAGACGTCGTTTGCGGCTCTGCAGCGTGGTCCACCTATGCCAAAATCTCGTGGTTTGGTATCCATGCGCAAGGACTTGGACAGCATAACGCAGACGAGGTCCGGGCGACATTCTTACCGGCCTATCCAGTATTGGAGAGGCGAGCAGGTGGTCcgggaggatgaggagcaaGCTGATATGTTTGCAAAGGATCGATTCGTCATGCCAAGCATCAAGGAAGTTGTGCGTGTGCCTGAGGAGGAGGTGTCCAGCAGAGTGGCTCCATCACGAGGCAAAGGGCGGCCCAAACCGAAGAAGGccgtggtggaagaagactaTGAGGCATGGGAGATCAACCCAGGCACTGTCGAGGGCGAAATCGTGATATGGGAGACGGAGCATGAAGAACACCCTCCAGCAGACGACGAGCCCGTCCAGGTAACGGACGAGCGCATCGCCCTATCGGCCAAGGCGGTGCAGACATCGGAGATTCGCGATGCGACGTTCCGGTTCGCAAAGACGCTGACGATGCCGTTTATGGGTGCCGGTGTGGTTGATCTGCCTCCTGGTGGCGAGAAACGGCCCAAGAATTCACGGAAGATGCACATGGTCTTTTTCGTGCACACGGGAAAAGTCATGGTGACGATCAACGAGGCACAGTTTCGCATATCCGCGGGCGGTATGTGGTTTGTGCCGAGAG GCAACTATTACAGCATCACAAACGACTACGACAATCCCAGTcgagtcttcttctgccaggcCTGCGAGATATCACCCACGCAATATGAAGCTTCGCAGATGAGCATCGCAGCATAA
- a CDS encoding RNA12 protein domain-containing protein, which produces MIPSRSLALLAARSSSARALRSWPAAAHVATRRTDYGLMRWRAGQRIWETTTAMPLSEGDAAEKKQDSSPSEEQESGRFDVKSNESILFFDNLFPLKLTPLLSRQAETDQQLTDLMKRFNSSSLGIMDPIQLVKRAIPENLPIKVTEILPRLKDGGAFVKFEYDASLNVTEIEAKLLKKLREEPIKPWFNPFRRIRARLVRGVPWLEDLHRYPSPLLMVEFVPPEPGAAPEELPEEVLYSLFRRYGKIADIIPQPADSKITPRYAQIGFPTLRDTIMARNCLHGFVLSEAQGGGKNGTKLRLSYVKREKAHSIWNWLTTHPRIVIPIVAALIAGVSVMIFDPIRMFFIKVHVQHSLRYTDWRIYKWFKSQAGSFSFHKNEAHIEGLGTIWKHRKDLIEQLQSWLDGSSDTFIVVTGPRGSGKAEMVMSQTLSGRKNVVLIDCKPITEANGEAGTIKKLATAVGYRPVFSWANSISSMIDLAVQGTTGVKSGFSETLESQLNKILHTTATALKHVALSERHKTDKDANISEDAYLEAHPEQRPIIVVDNFLHKNEDSSIVYDMIAEWAATVVQNNIAHVVFLTSDSAYSKSLTKAMPDRVFRTLSLGDLDADVAKNFVITRVEEDLKREAQEEEELGEENKKPSQRPSLAGLDAGIKVLGGRLTDLEFLARRLRAGQTPQEAVEEIVTEDATDIVKMYLLGRTADADRRWSTEQAWHLIKALSENPTLRYHQVLLSPTFASSLSSYAANGEAAIESLAGAELITVTTHQGRPQTIIAGKPLHQAAFSVLVKDRVLRAKMDLAVLTEMAKVEAKNIDTVEKELQLLGGLPRHTGESAGRVMYLLGKLDAGQRKIAQLEREMGGLKKIMNEEF; this is translated from the exons ATGATTCCCTCGCGAagccttgccttgctggcggcgcGATCCAGCAGCGCGCGGGCGCTACGATCATGGCCTGCGGCGGCTCATGTTGCGACAAGACGGACTGATTATGGGCTGATGAGATGGCGAGCTGGGCAGAGGATTTGGGAGACGACAACGGCGATGCCTTTGAGTGAgggtgatgctgctgagaagaagcaggatTCGTCTCCATCTGAGGAGCAAGAGAGTGGGCGATTCGATGTCAAATCCAACGAGTCGATTCTCTTTTTCGACA ATTTGTTCCCTCTTAAGCTCACTCCGCTGTTGAGTCGCCAGGCAGAAACAGATCAGCAGCTGACGGACCTCATGAAGCGCTTCAATAGCTCCTCTTTGGGTATCATGGATCCAATTCAATTGGTGAAGAGAGCGATACCAGAAAACTTGCCCATCAAAGTAACGGAGATTTTACCACGGCTCAAAGATGGCGGAGCGTTTGTCAAGTTTGAGTATGATGCTAGTCTGAATGTTACAGAGATTGAAG CCAAGCTGTTGAAAAAGCTAAGAGAAGAGCCAATTAAGCCGTGGTTCAATCCCTTCCGTCGAATTCGAGCCCGTCTCGTTCGAGGAGTTCCCTGGCTTGAGGATCTGCATCGATATCCATCGCCTCTGCTCATGGTGGAATTTGTCCCTCCCGAACCTGGCGCTGCTCCCGAGGAGCTCCCCGAGGAGGTTCTTTACAGCCTGTTCCGCCGTTACGGAAAGATTGCGGACATCATTCCTCAGCCGGCTGATTCAAAGATTACGCCGCGGTATGCTCAGATTGGCTTTCCTACCCTGCGCGATACCATCATGGCGCGGAACTGCCTGCACGGTTTCGTTCTCAGcgaagctcaaggaggaggcaagAATGGAACCAAACTGCGATTATCCTACGTGAAACGAGAAAAGGCCCACAGCATATGGAATTGGCTCACGACTCACCCCCGAATTGTCATTCCTATCGTGGCCGCGCTCATCGCCGGTGTCTCCGTCATGATCTTTGACCCTATTCGAATGTTTTTCATCAAAGTGCACGTGCAGCACTCTCTTCGCTACACGGACTGGAGAATTTACAAGTGGTTCAAGTCACAGGCCGGAAGCTTCTCTTTCCACAAGAATGAAGCGCATATCGAAGGTCTTGGTACGATATGGAAGCATCGCAAGGATCTCATCGAACAGCTACAGAGCTGGCTTGATGGCAGCTCAGATACCTTTATTGTCGTCACTGGCCCAAGAGGCTCTGGGAAAGCCGAGATGGTTATGAGCCAAACTCTGAGCGGGCGCAAAAATGTCGTTCTCATTGATTGTAAACCGATTACGGAAGCCAATGGCGAAGCTGGCACCATCAAGAAGCTAGCCACGGCAGTTGGATATCGGCCTGTGTTCTCATGGGcaaacagcatcagcagcatgaTTGATCTCGCAGTTCAGGGCACGACAGGCGTCAAATCTGGATTCTCGGAGACGCTGGAATCGCAGTTGAACAAGATCTTGCATACCACCGCCACCGCTCTCAAGCATGTCGCCCTTTCGGAACGACACAAAACAGACAAGGATGCCAATATTTCCGAGGATGCCTACTTGGAGGCTCACCCAGAGCAGCGCCCAATCATTGTCGTTGACAACTTCCTTCACAAGAATGAAGACTCTAGCATTGTGTACGATATGATTGCAGAGTGGGCAGCAACAGTTGTCCAGAACAACATTGCTCACGTAGTGTTCCTCACCAGCGACTCTGCCTACTCAAAGTCCCTTACCAAAGCCATGCCAGACAGAGTCTTCCGCACTCTATCCCTAGGTGACCTAGATGCTGACGTGGCAAAGAACTTTGTCATCACGcgtgtggaagaagatttgaAGCGTGAGGcacaagaggaggaagagctaggcgaggagaacaagaaacCGTCTCAGCGACCTAGCTTGGCGGGATTGGACGCTGGCATCAAGGTCCTGGGAGGCCGCTTGACAGATCTCGAGTTCCTGGCCCGCCGACTCAGGGCGGGACAAACGCCTCaggaggctgttgaagagattgtcACCGAGGATGCCACTGATATTGTTAAAATGTATCTTCTCGGAAGGACAGCTGACGCGGACAGGAGATGGTCTACCGAGCAGGCATGGCACTTGATCAAGGCTCTCTCTGAGAATCCAACTCTGCGCTATCACCAGGTTCTTCTCTCGCCTACCTTCGCCTCATCCCTCTCATCCTACGCAGCAAATGGAGAGGCCGCCATTGAGAGCCTCGCCGGTGCAGAGCTCATCACCGTCACGACGCACCAGGGACGACCTCAGACGATTATAGCCGGCAAGCCCCTCCACCAGGCAGCGTTCAGCGTCCTCGTCAAGGACCGCGTGCTTCGCGCAAAGATGGACCTGGCGGTTCTCACCGAAATGGCCAAAGTCGAAGCAAAGAACATTGATACGGTGGAgaaggagctgcagctgctgggtGGCCTGCCGCGGCATACTGGGGAGTCGGCGGGTAGAGTCATGTATCTGCTGGGTAAGCTGGATGCTGGGCAGAGGAAGATTGCGCAGCtggagagggagatgggcggcttgaagaagattatGAATGAGGAGTTTTGA